From a region of the Mercurialis annua linkage group LG1-X, ddMerAnnu1.2, whole genome shotgun sequence genome:
- the LOC126666311 gene encoding zinc transporter 8-like — MNKFLFIFFCFLLIILPNLVLGECTCDSDDLQDRDKSTALKYKLVATATILIAGAIGVCLPMLGKIIPALKPENNIFFIIKSYAAGVILATGFVHILPDAFENLTSPCLGENPWGKFPFSGFIAMVSAIGTLMVDTCATSYFSKKKLSAAPTTGDEEKVCEDVGVHTHATHGHAHPAVLADNASTSDLLRHRVISQVLELGIVVHSVIIGISLGASESPNTIRPLIAALTFHQFFEGMGLGGCISQAKFKARATALMVLFFSLTTPIGIGIGIGITNVYNESSPTALIVEGVFNSAAAGILVYMALVDLLAADFMNPKVQASSKLQLGVNISLLLGAGCMSLLAKWA, encoded by the exons ATGAACAAATTTCTATTCATTTTCTTCTGTTTTCTTCTAATTATACTACCTAATCTCGTTCTTGGCGAATGCACTTGCGATTCTGATGATTTACAAGACCGAGATAAATCCACAGCTCTCAAATACAAACTTGTTGCTACAGCTACAATTCTGATCGCGGGTGCAATTGGTGTTTGTCTCCCGATGCTAGGTAAAATTATTCCGGCTCTAAAGCccgaaaataatattttctttatAATCAAGTCATATGCGGCTGGTGTCATTTTAGCAACGGGGTTTGTCCATATACTTCCAGACGCATTTGAGAACTTGACGTCCCCCTGTCTTGGTGAAAATCCTTGGGGGAAGTTTCCATTTTCGGGGTTTATCGCGATGGTGTCTGCTATCGGAACTTTGATGGTCGATACTTGTGCTACGTCGTATTTTAGCAAAAAGAAATTATCTGCAGCCCCTACTACTGGAGATGAAGAAAAAGTTTGTGAAGACGTTGGTGTTCATACTCATGCAACTCATGGACATGCTCATCCTGCAGTTTTGGCGGACAATGCTAGTACATCTGACTTACTTCGACATCGAGTTATTTCTCAG GTTTTGGAGCTGGGGATTGTAGTGCACTCGGTAATAATTGGAATTTCATTAGGTGCATCTGAAAGTCCAAACACAATAAGGCCATTGATTGCTGCATTAACCTTCCATCAGTTCTTTGAGGGCATGGGACTTGGTGGCTGCATTTCTCAG GCCAAGTTTAAGGCAAGGGCGACAGCTTTGATGGTATTATTTTTCTCATTGACAACTCCAATTGGGATTGGAATAGGCATAGGGataacaaatgtttacaatgaGAGTAGCCCAACTGCACTAATTGTTGAAGGAGTGTTTAATTCAGCAGCAGCTGGGATTTTAGTGTACATGGCTTTGGTGGATCTTCTTGCTGCTGATTTCATGAACCCTAAAGTTCAAGCCAGTTCTAAACTTCAGCTTGGTGTTAATATTTCTCTTCTTCTTGGAGCTGGTTGCATGTCTCTCTTGGCCAAATGGGCTTAA
- the LOC126661965 gene encoding chaperone protein dnaJ 49-like, with product MDSVGGGGSYRIEAEQWLTISEKLLTARDVQGAKSFAIRARESDPRLLKFADQIIAVADTLLAGELRVINYNTGSNNNDYYAILQISRLSQSMKLVANQYRKLALQLNPTRNRLSFAELAFRLVSEAWMVFSNPSKKALYDHELQLVIE from the coding sequence ATGGACAGCGTCGGTGGCGGTGGTAGTTACAGAATAGAGGCGGAACAGTGGTTGACGATATCAGAGAAGCTACTAACAGCACGCGATGTTCAAGGAGCTAAAAGCTTCGCGATCCGGGCGCGTGAATCGGACCCTAGATTACTCAAATTCGCCGACCAAATAATCGCCGTAGCTGACACGCTCCTCGCCGGAGAATTAAGAGTGATAAACTACAACACGGGAAGCAATAACAACGACTATTATGCGATATTACAGATTTCAAGACTGAGTCAATCGATGAAACTCGTCGCGAATCAGTACAGAAAATTAGCTTTGCAGTTGAATCCGACGAGGAATAGGCTTTCATTTGCTGAGCTGGCTTTTCGGCTTGTATCTGAAGCCTGGATGGTGTTTTCTAATCCTTCTAAGAAGGCATTGTATGATCATGAGCTGCAATTAGTGATAGAGTGA
- the LOC126668339 gene encoding uncharacterized protein LOC126668339: MPQMERKKTFTMNWDALDDHDHDVDDDHDRFFETYDRLSSSVSLDLASSASDEDDDFDDPRVSFASAMSSVSTSEFRNYTAPASVSAAAMSPDYDIWMAAPGSIKERRKRLFQGMGLSSEKEVLTVCSKKDLTCGASDNKISNGHVSHDANGHVHAGELPKQAAKAASPVPMKVLLVRSRSGNDIASFSVEKKRKEELLGNVSKQRLTRTSSMIIVSHARVCCYQDSISVSPKTRSMRQSGSLAPMLSDNRFGAFFLIKNLDTGKEFIVNEYDQDGMWNRVSDLQTGKQLTLEEFEKCVGHSPVVKELMRRENVSRMNGEVSGDERKITANSYLSKSLRVSKRRGAALLKNIKGVAHSMTMTGLKGSEKERETHSPTAESKSKSGWMKVRQTGKSYKELSALHMCQEIQAHQGSIWSIKFSPDAKFLASGGEDRVIHIWEVQECEIMSLNEGNLPQLHPFSNTPNLCEITPYSSEKKKKKKGSSSRKINPIPEYVHVSETVFSLSEKPVCSLAGHLDDVLDLSWSRSQQLLSSSMDKTVRLWDMETKSCLKLFAHNDYVTCIQFNPMDDNYFISGSLDNKIRIWSIPDRQLVDWTDLHEMVTAVCYTPDGQGALIGSHKGSCRLYNVEDCKLNQAEQIELQHKKRAKKITGFQFCPGNPSEVLVTSADSRIRILDGSDVVHKFRGFRNINSQISASFSSDGKYVICASEDSHVYVWKRDERSPNSKTKSLINNRSHENFQCRDVSMAIPWPGSIKGDPPSLQLHSKRHSKRLTISQTPSSCGSPTKEDALSLSSRRYFPPSATDSMPREEEISSAGNSKRQLPPLPLPKKINNNNNNHLERTLSPEEDPASISRSDSDFGDSFSTSASSSIRYGDSPSISAAPSSNSSWSSSWSWFDGGSSHGNQIHATAWGMVVVTATLGGEIRAYQNFGLPRRIGRQSNLF, translated from the exons ATGCCTCAAATGGAGCGCAAGAAAACCTTCACAATGAATTGGGATGCTCTCGACGACCACGACCACGACGTCGACGATGATCATGATCGTTTTTTTGAGACCTATGATCGTCTCTCCTCCTCTGTCTCCCTTGACTTAGCCTCCTCCGCCTCCGATGAAGACGACGATTTCGATGACCCTCGTGTCTCCTTCGCCTCCGCCATGTCCTCCGTTTCCACCTCCGAATTCAGAAACTACACCGCCCCAGCTTCTGTTTCCGCCGCCGCAATGTCCCCAGATTACGATATCTGGATGGCGGCGCCTGGATCGATCAAAGAACGTCGGAAACGTCTGTTCCAAGGCATGGGGTTATCGTCCGAAAAAGAGGTGCTTACAGTTTGTAGTAAAAAAGACTTAACGTGTGGTGCTTctgataataaaatttcaaacggtCATGTTTCTCATGACGCTAACGGCCATGTTCATGCCGGAGAATTACCGAAGCAAGCGGCGAAAGCCGCTTCGCCGGTGCCAATGAAGGTACTGCTCGTACGTTCCAGGTCTGGTAATGATATAGCCTCATTTTCAGTCGAAAAGAAACGAAAAGAAGAACTACtcggaaacgtttcgaaacagcGGTTAACTCGAACATCTTCGATGATaattgtgtcgcatgctagagTATGTTGTTATCAAGATTCCATTAGTGTTTCACCTAAGACAAGGAGCATGAGACAGAGTGGCAGCTTAGCTCCGATGTTGTCGGATAACAGATTTGGCGCATTTTTcttgataaaaaatttagatacgGGTAAAGAATTCATTGTTAATGAGTATGATCAAGATGGTATGTGGAATAGAGTGAGTGATCTTCAGACAGGGAAGCAATTAACGTTGGAAGAATTCGAAAAGTGCGTCGGACATTCTCCCGTTGTTAAGGAGTTAATGCGGAGAGAAAACGTCTCGAGGATGAACGGGGAAGTTAGCGGTGACGAAAGAAAAATTACCGCGAATTCGTACTTGTCGAAGAGTTTACGAGTGAGCAAGAGACGAGGAGCTGCGTTGTTGAAGAACATAAAAGGCGTGGCACATTCTATGACGATGACGGGTTTGAAAGGAAGTGAAAAGGAACGAGAGACTCATTCTCCGACAGCGGAATCTAAATCGAAATCGGGGTGGATGAAGGTGCGACAGACGGGGAAATCGTATAAGGAATTAAGTGCATTGCATATGTGTCAAGAGATTCAAGCTCATCAAGGGTCAATATGGAGTATTAAGTTCAGTCCGGATGCTAAATTTTTAGCTAGTGGAGGTGAAGATAGGGTAATTCATATATGGGAAGTTCAAGAATGTGAAATTATGTCACTTAATGAAGGAAATTTACCTCAACTTCATCCGTTCTCAAATACACCGAATCTTTGTGAGATTACTCCATATTCttctgaaaagaaaaagaagaagaaaggctCTTCTAGCCGGAAAATCAATCCCATACCCGAATATGTACATGTGTCCGAAACCGTGTTTTCGCTATCGGAAAAACCTGTCTGTTCCTTGGCAGGCCATCTTGATGATGTTTTGGACTTATCCTGGTCTAGATCTCAG CAATTGCTATCATCTTCAATGGACAAAACTGTTAGATTGTGGGACATGGAAACGAAGAGCTGTCTCAAGTTGTTTGCTCATAATGATTATG TAACTTGCATACAATTCAATCCGATGGATGACAACTATTTCATAAGTGGGTCACTTGATAACAAGATCAGAATATGGAGCATACCTGATAGACAACTTGTGGATTGGACAGATCTTCATGAAATGGTCACTGCTGTTTGCTACACTCCTGATGGCCAG GGGGCTTTAATTGGTTCACACAAAGGAAGTTGCCGATTGTACAATGTTGAAG ATTGCAAACTGAATCAAGCGGAGCAGATTGAATTACAGCACAAGAAGCGAGCTAAAAAGATCACGGGTTTCCAG TTTTGTCCAGGTAATCCATCTGAAGTTCTTGTTACTTCCGCCGATTCCAGAATCCGCATTCTGGATGGTTCTGATGTCGTTCACAAATTCCGAG GTTTTAGAAATATAAACAGTCAAATATCAGCATCATTCAGTAGTGATGGAAAATACGTAATATGTGCAAGCGAAGATTCACATGTATACGTATGGAAGCGCGACGAGAGATCCCCGAATTCCAAGACCAAAAGCCTAATCAACAATCGATCGCACGAAAACTTCCAATGCAGAGACGTATCCATGGCGATACCATGGCCCGGTTCTATAAAAGGCGATCCGCCATCCCTACAACTCCATTCCAAACGacactccaaacgtttaacaatcTCGCAGACACCTTCATCGTGCGGCTCCCCGACAAAAGAAGACGCATTATCGCTCAGTAGTCGGAGATACTTTCCGCCTTCTGCGACGGACTCTATGCCTCGAGAAGAAGAGATTTCTTCCGCTGGAAATAGTAAGCGACAATTgccacctctacctctaccgaagaaaattaacaacaacaacaacaatcaTCTAGAAAGAACGCTATCGCCCGAAGAAGACCCTGCTTCCATTTCGCGGTCAGATTCTGATTTCGGTGATTCGTTTAGTACTTCAGCTTCTTCGTCAATAAGGTACGGTGATTCCCCGTCAATTTCCGCAGCTCCATCTTCGAATTCATCTTGGTCTTCGTCGTGGTCGTGGTTTGACGGAGGAAGTAGCCACGGAAACCAAATTCACGCAACGGCGTGGGGTATGGTTGTAGTGACAGCTACACTAGGAGGTGAAATTAGAGCTTATCAGAATTTTGGTTTGCCTCGTAGGATTGGTCGCCAATCAAATTTGTTTTGA
- the LOC126664618 gene encoding uncharacterized protein LOC126664618, with translation MALQEQLNRFKKQQEKCQTTLTSIAAKSGVGTHKATVTPKVVPAAPIVPRPPAVKFSNDTERLQHINSIRKGPVGAQIKRVIDLLFETRQGYTPEQINEACYVDANSNKAVFDSLRNNPKVHYDGKRFSYKSKHDLKDKKQLLHKIREFKEGIAVIDLKDAYPTVIEDIQALKASGDIWLLSNFDSQEDIAYPNDPRAVIKVDDDIKVKFRQIELPRDMLDIEKDLQKNGMKPATNTTKRRAAAQVQGITAKPKTKKKTKEISKKTKLTNAHLPELFQHLH, from the exons ATGGCTTTGCAAGAACAATTGAATAGGTTCAAGAAGCAGCAAGAGAAGTGTCAAACAACATTAACAAGCATTGCTGCCAAATCAGGAGTAGGAACGCATAAAGCAACTGTAACTCCAAAAGTCGTACCTGCAGCACCAATAGTTCCAAGGCCTCCTGCTGTCAAATTTTCGAATGATACAGAAAGGCTTCAACATATCAATAGTATACGAAAAGGTCCTGTTGGTGCTCAGATCAAGCGTGTTATTGACCTGCTTTTTGAG ACAAGGCAAGGTTATACACCAGAGCAAATAAATGAGGCATGCTATGTTGACGCCAACTCCAACAAAGCCGTCTTTGACAGTTTGAGGAACAACCCGAAAGTGCATTATGATGGGAAGCGCTTCTCTTACAAG TCCAAGCACGATTTGAAGGACAAGAAGCAGCTACTTCACAAAATAAGGGAATTCAAGGAGGGCATTGCCGTCATTGATCTTAAGGATGCGTACCCAACTGTGATAGAGGATATACAG GCACTGAAAGCTAGTGGCGATATTTGGTTGCTGTCAAATTTCGATTCACAAGAGGATATCGCATATCCAAATGATCCGAGGGCTGTAATTAAAGTGGACGATGACATTAAGGTGAAATTCCGACAAATAGAACTGCCACGTGATATGCTGGACATTGAGAAGGATCTTCAGAAGAACGGGATGAAGCCTGCAACAAACACAACAAAGAGGAGAGCAGCAGCGCAGGTACAGGGCATTACCGCGAAGccaaaaacaaagaagaagacgAAAGAAATCAGCAAGAAGACTAAGCTTACAAATGCACATCTTCCAGAGCTATTCCAACACCTTCATTAA